The sequence below is a genomic window from Neodiprion pinetum isolate iyNeoPine1 chromosome 7, iyNeoPine1.2, whole genome shotgun sequence.
cacccagaaacttagaaaacgcggcaaaaagagcgtgggatcaacaggagagaaatggcggaggaaaaagcacctgctgaaaaatgtcgaaaatacaggtttccgttttttggctgtaactttttatacaataatcgcagcgtattgggactgcgcccaatcgatttctctcgctaaattacgtcggaatagtgccacaatgaatttattccggcacttttaaaaatcgcgaaaattttcgctaaaaatgcaaaggggttagccttgctttttttctggccgaaaaatttgaggtcTAAGATTTGATTCATACGAcagttttctgatcaattggacacccaggaactcagaaaacgcagcaaaaagagcgtgggatcaacaggagagaaatggcgaaggaaaaagcacctgctgaaaaatgtcgaaaacacaggtttccgttttttggcagtaacttttcatacaataatcgcagcgtattgggactgcgcccaaacgatttctcgcgctaaattacgtcgaaatagtgccacaatgaatttatcccggcacttttgaaaatcgcgaaaattttcgcaaaaaatgcaaagttagccttgctttttttttgaccgaaaaattttgggtcctAGATTAgatccaaacgaccgttttctgatcaattggacacccaggaactcagaacccgcagcgaaaagagcgtgggatcaacaggagagaaatggcgaaggaaaaagcacctgctgaaaaatgtcgaaaacacaggtttccgttttttggctgtaactttttatacaataatcgcagcgtattgggactgcgcccaatcgatttctctcgctaaattacgtcggaatagtgccacaatgaattcattccggcacttttaaaatcgcgaaaattttcgcaaaaaatgcaaagcggttagccttgctttttttttgaccgaaaaatttgaggtcctagatttgatccaaacgaccgttttctgatcaattggacacccaggaactcagaaaacgcagcgaaaagagcgtgggatcaacaggagagaaatggcgaaggaaaaagcacctgctggaaaatgtcgaaaacacaggtttccgttttttggctgtaactttttatacaataatcgcagcgtattgggactgcgcccaatcgatttctctcgctaaattacgtcggaatagtgccacaatgaatttattccggcacttttaaaaatcgcgaaaattttcgcaaaaaatgcaaagggttagccttgctttttttttgaccgaaaaattttaggtcctagatttgatccaaacgaccgttttctgatcaattggacacccaggaactcagaaaacgcagcgaaaagagcgtgggatcaacaggagagaaatggcgaaggaaaaagcacctgctggaaaatgtcgaaaacacaggtttccgttttttggctgtaactttttatacaataatcgcagcgtattgggactgcgcccaatcgatttctctcgctaaattacgtcggaatagtgccacaatgaatttattccggcacttttaaatatcgcgaaaattttcgcaaaaaatgcaaaggggttagccttgctttttttctgGCCGAAAACTTGAGGTCTAAGATTTGATTCatacgaccgttttctgatcaattggacacccaggaacgcagaaaacgcagcaaaaagagcgtgggatcaacaggagagaaatggcgaaggaaaaagcacctgctggaaaatgtcgaaaacacaggtttccgttttttggctgtaactttttatacaataatcgcagcgtattgggactgcgcccaatcgatttctctcgctaaattacgtcggaatagtgccacaatgaatttattccggcacttttaaatatcgcgaaaattttcgcaaaaaatgcaaaggggttagccttgctttttttttgtccgaaaaattttgggtcctAGATTAgatccaaacgaccgttttctgatcaattggacacccaggaacgcagaaaacgcagcaaaaagagcgtgggatcaacaggagagaaatggcgaaggaaaaagcacctgctgaaaaatgtcggaaactcaggtttccgtttttggGCTGTACCTttgtatacaataatcgcagcgtattgggactgcgcccaatcgatgtctctcgctaaattacgtcggaatagtgccacaatgaatttattccggcacttctaaatatcgcgaaaattttcgcaaaaaatgcaaaggggttagccttgctttttttctggccgaaaaatttgaggtcCAAGATTTGATTTatacgaccgttttctgatcaattggacacccaggaactcagaaaacgcagcgaaaagagcgtgggatcaacaggagagaaatggcgaatgaaaaagcacctgctgaaaaatgtcgaaaacacaggtttccgttttttggctgtaacttttcatacaataatcgcagcgtattgggactgcgctcaaacgatttctcgcgctaaattacgtcgaaatagtgccacaatgaatttatcccggcacttttgaaaatcgcgaaaattttcgcaaaaaatgcaaaggggttagccttgctttttttttgaccgaaaaattttgggtcctAGATTAgatccaaacgaccgttttctgatcaattggacacccaggaactcagaaaacgcagcaaaaagagcgtgggatcaacaggagagaaatggcgaaggaaaaagcacctgctgaaaaatgtcgaaaacgcaggtttccgttttttggctgtaactttttatacaataatcgcagcgtatcgagactgcgcccaattgatttctctcgctaaattaagtcgaaatagtgccacaatgaatttattccggcacttttgaaaatcgcgaaaattttcgcaaaaaatgcaaaggggttagccttgctttttttttgaccgaaaaattttaggtcctagatttgatccaaacgaccgttttctgatcaattggacacccaggaactcagaaaacgcagcaaaaagagcgtgggatcaacaggagagaaatggcgaaggaaaaagcacctgctgaaaaatgtcgaaaacacgtgtttccgttttttggctgtaactttttatacaataatcgcagcgtattgggactgcgcccaatcgacttttcttgctaaattacgtcggaaaagtgccacaatgaatttattccggcacttttaaaaatcgcgaaaattttcgcaaaaaatgcaaaggggttagccttgctttttttttggccgaaaaattttaggtcttagatttgattcaaacgaccgttttctgaacaattggacacccaggaactcagaaaacgcagcgaaacgagcgtgggatcaacaggagagaaatggcgaagaaaaaagcacctgctgaaaaatgtcgaaaacacaggttctcgttttttggctgtaactttctgTGCGTTGATCGCAGACGATTgagactgcacccaatcgatttctcccgcaaaattacgtccgaatagtgccgcaaTTAGCTTAtgccagcactttccaaaatcacgaaaaCTCTCGCCacaaatgcaaaggggttagcctcaccttttcttcatttttcgaccaaaaattttgggtctcggATTCGTTTTGCACGACCCTTTTCGGACTCATTGGACcgccaggaactcagaaaacgcagcgaaaagagcgtgggatcaacaggagaaaaattacgaaggaaaaagcacctgctgaacaatgtcgaaaacacaggttctcgttttttggctgtaactttttgtGCGTTGATTGCAGAcgattgagactgcgcccaatcgatttcgctcgcaaaattacgtcgcaATAGTGCATAAAAGAATGTTTCGCAGCATTTCCCAAAGACGATGAaatttccgtcaaaaattcaAGGCGTCTCGCGTgattcaattttgtttattattcacCCCCTTGTGTTCATGATTACATTCTCATGCATATCTGAGCAACGTatggaaataataaattttttcttcttaaacATTGTTACCCGTCTCAGTTTTTACGTATTTGTTCACGAATAAATACACCTGAATCTAAAGCCGTAATATACTCTCACATATATAGTACTTTGTTCTCTTCACATAAGTTTGGAAACTCATCGGTAGGCCATGCAGTACTCAGCAGTCGATTCGCGCATTATTGTTCGGTCTTGTCCATCCTCCGTTTTGAATTCTAGTTCCGATCAGCTTTATTCTAGGTTCGTAATAATGTCGAAGTATTTTCTTCCACGGTCCAAGATCTATTGTTTCACGTGTTTTCCAAACTTCAGTATTGACTGTTTTCTTACCTCATGAGCTTGTTTGTTTTAGACTTGTCTGCCCATGTAGTCAGCTTGATGTTTTCCTGCTGCGTTTGTGTTTGAAAGTTTGTTACGCCTTTATCGATCTTTAGCCTTGTGTAATGCGCGTGTACGATCTTGTATGCTTCGTCcgttaaatttattcatgtattcTCATTGCCGCAGCCTCATCTAGGTTTGTCGAGTTTCTAGCAGTCCGTGTCCTCAAAGAGATTATTGTAGAATACATTTTATCCTTCGAGAATGCGATCCGCAGGATGAGATTTTGAATCTTTTCTGGCAGTTCTATTTCTTAGAGTagtatttttggatttttttcgagattttgtTCTATTTTGTAATTGATTGACTCGTATGAGACAGATTATTCCAATGTTGTCCAACATTGTTATGAACATTAATAAATGCGATTACTAATAATACTAATACAATGTTTACTCGATTTACAAACGCATTCAGTAACGAAAATCAGTAAATTTCCAGAACCTGTCTGTAAATTGACGGTGTGATTGTcacaaattggaaaattttatcactaaTTTCGAAATTTACATAGTAGTTCTCTGGGCTTTGCTGAAACCTGATATACTGTTAAGGATTTCACATAAAGTTTACACCTGGACATGTTACGTAGATCCACAAGAAAATCCCACAATTTCCGAACACTgttgaaaacttttataaGTACAGTACATTTAACATACTATCAAGTAATTTTCGAATCATAGTTATGggttatttgaaattatggATATCAAATCCTTTCGTcacaatacatttttcatttcaacagaCCATTCGTATCTCTTTGTAAATGTCTCACGTAAATTCGGTAGTACGTTTAGTAAATTTCAAATGCCGTACAGTAAATGTGCATTAaacttataaatataatacattaactcgaaaaatttaataaattcaaaataggTTTTTGTGTTTCGCCAGCCAATTTAAGGAGATATACGAGAATTGATTGCAAATTTAATTGGAGTGCTTGGTAATTCCCTTCGAAACAACAGATTTTTTCCTTAACCAGGTTTTTATCTGTAAAAATGAATGTCTGATAAATTTCCTCAATAAGATTTATCGCTGGTCAGAATGAAAAGATAACCTTTGGGTTACGCAAAACGAGTTGGTATAAAATCGAACAGTGTGTGGGGATGCCGGAAATGGCATCAAGCGAACAGTCGTTCCTAAGTCATAGCTGCAGAAACTCGGCAGTTTTTTCTCCATTCGCGAGGATTGAACAAGTCGCTGAGCCTGCAACGGAAATAGTACATCCACACGTCAGCCATGGCGGTCAGGATAATCGCGATTCAAACGCTGCTATTCTTCGTAACTTACACTCTGGCGGGACAATCATCCTTGGATCCCATCATCGTCGTGCTCGCTCGTACAGCAACCGGTGAGTATCTCCCGAACATGTTCACAGTGTGATTCTCGCACGCAGTGCGGAAAGCGCGTATTCACATTATATCTGTGATAACGGCCTTCCGATGTCTCGGTTCCAGGAGCAACTGGAAACGCAGATCCGACCTGCCTTCTTCGAAATCCACCGATTGTCAGAAGAAACGACTACACGTGAGTGTCATCGTCGACGCTTGGTCGAAGAGAGTTTGAACgttcatgaaatttttgtcatgTGATGCAGGTACTTTCCGGGCATCGGTGGCTACAAGCTGCACTTGAAAGCAGTTTCGTGGAACCGAGCTCGAATCACCTGCGAAGAGGAAGGCGGGCACCTGGCCATCATCAATTCTTTGGCCGAGAGGGATGCAGTGGTCACGGTGCTCAAGGCAATGAACCCAAATCCGAATTATGTCAGTCTCGGCTTCCACGACCTTTACGAGGAGGGCCACTACGTCACTATCCACGGGCAAACTCTGGCCAGGGCTGGGTTCAACGAATGGGCGGACGGAGAACCCAATAATGATGCGGGCTCTGGAAATTGTGGATCTTTGCACTTGAGTGGCGGGCTCAACGACCACATATGCAATATCCCACATCATTTCATATGCGAGCTACCAATCCATTGACAGTGGCTGGAAAACCGTTAAGCAGATTGCAAGAAACGTCAACGAAGCAAAATATATAATCCagtcagaatttcaaaacaaaaactcATGTTGATATACAATATAAGCCGTgaaaatgtaatgaaaaattgaaacttctTACGCGGTATAATTTATTGCGATTGCCCACTATGTGCTTCCCTTAATACCACGCAAAGTGAGCGCATTATTTCGAATCAAGTTGGAAGGTCCCGATGACAGTTTCACTGTATAGTTATTTCGGTAGGTGTGTGCATGTAAATACTATTTCCGACACGCATGCGTATTATGcatacgtattatacatgtaacatATTCATGCACAGGAAAGGGCGTGTTTGATAACGAAATGAATAGTTACACAACCGAGAAGCTGGAATTGTAACAAGGCGTGACGAATTTGCAATCAGCAATGATCAAATTGCGAAATAGTGATGTTTCATCAAATAACATCATAAATGTGATTTAGGCCACTTTAATTGCATAAGAGGCACGGATTTTCGTGTGTTATTTACATACTACTTTATACCAGCATTATTGGTTTAGGTTGAAATTAGGATTAagtagtagaaaaaaattcaattaggCGCAAAAGTATTTCAAAGTTCTCGGTACGTGAAATTCCccaaaagtattttgattTCACGTCCGCCGTAGTTTCGTACGTTTAGCGAACAAgtttttttgcagattttcACTGATACCAATCGACATACAAGAcataatttattcataaatCGGTGTTACATGAACGCTCATGGCTTCTAATCATCCTGAGtaactgagaaaatttttagatcGGATGATTCTCTGCCCGCAAGGAATTGGAAAATCCCACTTTTGCTAACCGTGAACGAGAATATAAACTTTAAACCGCAAGTAAGAGCAACAGTTTAAAGAGAAAAGGAGCTAATTTTTGGATGTGACTTGAATAAACTTACCCTTCCGCACATCAATGACGACAAATTGAACTTGCGCTAAGTCGGCCGGAAATGAGACATACTCTTGGATTTCATTGCTATCTCACGCGCTGAATTAAGCCAGTAATTTCACAGCACTGTCGTAACTggaacaaaacaaattttgatGTTTACACCCAACTTTCGAAGACACATAGTATAAGCCGAATATCTTCAGCCCGGTTGTACTGACCACTGGACTAACGTTTACCGCGGAGGGCATCGAAGATAAAGGTGAAATCACACATGAGAATGCAAATCGAACCGAAGTATCACTTATTCCAATTACTTCATGACCcttatcgttaatttttcttcatttttcgaccgaaaattcttggtctcagattcgatttgtatgaccttttcctgactaactggacccccaggaactcagcaaacgcagcgaaaagagcgtaggaccaacaacAGAGAAATCACGAGggaaaaggcacctgctgaaaaatgtcgaaaacaaaagttctcgtttttcaactgtaattttttgtgcgttgatcgcagacgactgggactgcgcccaatcgatttctcttgcaaaatgacGTCGCAACAGAGCATGAAAGAATGTTTCGCAGCATTTCCCAAAGACGatgaatttttcgtcaaaaattcaAGGCGTCTCGTGTGATTCAATTTAGTTTATTTTCGACCCTCGTATGTTCATGATTACATTCTCATGCATGTCTGAGCAATGTATGGagacaataaatttttttttcttggacATTGTTACCCGTCTTAGTTCTCACGTATTTATTCACGAATAAATACACCTCAACCCAAAGCCGTAATATACTCTCACATGTATAGTACTTTGTTCTTTTTACATAAGTTTGGAAACTTATCCGTAGGCCATGCAGTACTCAGCAGTCGATTCGCGCATTATTGTTTGGTCTTGTCCATCCTCCGTTTTGACTTCTAGTTCCGATCAGCTTTATTCTAGGTTCGTAATGATGTCGAAGTAATTTCTTCCACGGTCCAAAATCTATTGTTTCACGTGTTTTCCAAACTTCAGTATTGACTGTTTTCTTACCTCATTAGCTTGTTTCTTTTAGACTTGTCTGCCCATGTAGTCAGCTTGATGTTTTCCTGCTGCGTTTGTGTTTTAAAGTTTGTTACACCTTTATCGATCTTTAGCCTCGTGTAATGCGCGTGTACGATCATGTATGCTTCGTCcgttaaatttattcatgtactTTCATTGCCGCAGCCTTATCTAGGTTTGTCGAGTTTCTAGCAGTCCGTGTCCTCAAAGAGATTTTCTGTAGAATACATTTTATCCTTCGAGAATGCGATCCGCAGGATGAGATTCTGAGTCTTATCTAGCATTTCTATTTCTTAGAGTAGTATATTAGGATTTTTTACGAGATTTTGTTCTATTTTGTAATTGATTGACTCGTATGAGACAGATTATTCCAATGCTGTCCAACATTGTTATGAACATTAATAAATGCGATTACTAATAATACTAAAACAATGTTTACTCGATTTCCAAATGCATTCAGTaacgaaattcagtaaatttCCAGAACCTGTCTGTAAATTGACGGTGTAATTTTcacatattgaaaattttatcactaatttcaaaatttacataGTAGTTCTCTGGGCTTTGCTGAAATCTGATATACCGTTGAGGATTTCGCATAAAGTTTACACCTACACATGTTACGTAGATCCACAAGAAAATCCCACAATTTCCGAACACTGTTGAAAACTTTCATGAGTACAGTACATTGAACATACTATCAAGTAATTTCCGAATCATAGTTATGGGTTATTTGAAAGTATGGATACTAAATCCTTTCGTCACAATACATTAATCATTTTAACAGACCATTTGTATCTCTTTGTAAATGTCTCACGTAAATTCGGTAGTACGTTTAGTAAATTCCAAATGCCGTACAGTAAATGTgcattaaatttataaatataatacattaactcgaaaaatgtaataaatttaaaataggTGTTTGTGTTTCGCCAGCCAATTGAAGGAAATAT
It includes:
- the LOC124223380 gene encoding hemolymph lipopolysaccharide-binding protein-like, whose translation is MAVRIIAIQTLLFFVTYTLAGQSSLDPIIVVLARTATGATGNADPTCLLRNPPIVRRNDYTYFPGIGGYKLHLKAVSWNRARITCEEEGGHLAIINSLAERDAVVTVLKAMNPNPNYVSLGFHDLYEEGHYVTIHGQTLARAGFNEWADGEPNNDAGSGNCGSLHLSGGLNDHICNIPHHFICELPIH